One genomic window of [Clostridium] scindens ATCC 35704 includes the following:
- the pyrF gene encoding orotidine-5'-phosphate decarboxylase, with amino-acid sequence MINQLIANIKKTEAPIVVGLDPMLNYIPEQVQKKAYEEFGETLEGAAEAIWQFNKEIVDKTYDLIPAVKPQIAMYEQFGIPGLAAFKKTVDYCKEKGLVVIGDIKRGDIGSTSAAYATGHIGRVQVGDKAYAPFDEDFVTVNPYLGSDGVNPFLDVCKEEKKGIFVLVKTSNPSSGEFQDQLIDGRPLYELVGEKVAAWGEEVMGDAYSYVGAVVGATYPKMGKALRKIMPKAYILVPGYGAQGGKGKDLVHFFNEDGLGAIVNSSRGIIAAYKQEKYQSFGPENFGDASRAAVKDMAEDIKGALENRA; translated from the coding sequence TTGATTAACCAGTTGATTGCAAATATAAAAAAGACGGAAGCCCCCATCGTAGTTGGGCTGGATCCAATGTTAAATTATATTCCGGAACAGGTACAGAAGAAAGCCTACGAAGAATTCGGCGAAACGCTTGAGGGGGCAGCGGAAGCAATCTGGCAGTTTAATAAGGAGATCGTAGATAAGACCTATGACCTGATACCGGCGGTAAAGCCGCAGATCGCCATGTATGAACAGTTCGGGATCCCGGGGCTTGCGGCATTTAAAAAGACGGTAGATTACTGTAAGGAAAAAGGTCTGGTCGTCATCGGCGATATCAAGAGAGGCGATATTGGCTCCACATCAGCCGCTTATGCCACAGGACATATCGGCAGGGTCCAGGTAGGGGACAAGGCCTATGCGCCGTTTGATGAGGATTTCGTAACGGTCAATCCGTATCTTGGCTCGGACGGAGTGAATCCGTTCCTGGATGTATGTAAGGAAGAGAAAAAAGGCATATTCGTGCTGGTCAAGACTTCCAATCCTTCCAGCGGAGAGTTCCAGGATCAGTTGATCGATGGCCGCCCGCTCTATGAACTCGTAGGCGAGAAAGTGGCAGCCTGGGGCGAAGAAGTTATGGGAGATGCGTACAGTTATGTGGGCGCCGTTGTAGGGGCAACTTATCCCAAGATGGGAAAGGCGCTCAGAAAGATCATGCCGAAAGCCTATATCCTCGTGCCGGGCTATGGCGCGCAGGGCGGAAAAGGAAAGGATCTGGTACATTTCTTTAATGAAGACGGCCTGGGGGCGATCGTCAATTCCTCCAGGGGAATCATTGCCGCCTATAAGCAGGAGAAGTATCAATCCTTCGGTCCTGAGAACTTTGGGGATGCCTCCAGGGCGGCCGTAAAGGACATGGCAGAGGATATCAAGGGGGCATTGGAGAACCGCGCATAA
- a CDS encoding dihydroorotate dehydrogenase electron transfer subunit translates to MSKYKEQAVVVAQERIATDIYSLWIQTANIAAEAGPGQFLSVYTRDESKLLPRPISICEVDKDKSYIRLVYRVTGKGTGTQQFAALKEGDQVAVMGPLGNGFMTNCPRKAFLIGGGIGIPPMLELAKQLDCEKQIIAGYRDELFLTEELKEYGSVYVATEDGSSGTKGNVLDAIRENGLDAEIIYACGPAPMLRALKAYAEEKNIPCYLSLEERMACGIGACLACVCQSKEVDGHSHVHNKRVCKDGPVFLATEVEL, encoded by the coding sequence ATGAGCAAGTATAAAGAACAAGCAGTCGTCGTCGCGCAGGAGAGAATCGCGACAGATATCTACAGCCTGTGGATTCAGACGGCGAATATTGCCGCAGAGGCAGGACCGGGACAATTTCTGTCCGTATATACCAGAGATGAGAGCAAGCTGCTTCCCCGTCCCATCAGCATCTGCGAGGTTGATAAGGATAAGAGCTATATCCGGCTGGTATATCGGGTGACCGGAAAGGGAACAGGGACGCAGCAGTTTGCGGCATTGAAGGAAGGCGACCAGGTCGCGGTCATGGGGCCTCTGGGAAATGGCTTCATGACGAATTGTCCGAGGAAGGCATTTCTTATCGGCGGAGGAATTGGAATACCGCCGATGCTGGAACTGGCAAAGCAGTTAGACTGCGAAAAACAGATTATAGCAGGGTACCGGGACGAATTATTCCTGACAGAAGAACTAAAAGAATATGGCAGCGTCTATGTGGCTACGGAAGACGGAAGTTCTGGAACCAAGGGGAATGTACTGGATGCCATCCGTGAAAACGGGCTGGACGCAGAGATTATCTATGCCTGCGGACCGGCGCCAATGCTCCGGGCACTGAAGGCATATGCCGAGGAAAAGAATATTCCATGCTATCTATCTTTGGAAGAACGGATGGCCTGCGGCATCGGCGCTTGTCTTGCATGCGTATGCCAGTCCAAGGAAGTGGATGGCCACAGCCATGTGCATAATAAGCGGGTCTGCAAGGACGGGCCGGTATTCTTGGCTACGGAGGTGGAATTATAA
- a CDS encoding dihydroorotate dehydrogenase has product MDTRINLAGVELKNPVMTASGTFGSGEEYSEFVDLNRLGAVVTKGVANVPWPGNATPRIAETKCGMMNAIGLQNPGIDVFCRRDIPFLKQFDTRIIVNVCGRTTEDYCEVVERLADEAVDMLEINISCPNVKEGGIAFGQNPKAVETITAEVKKRARQPVIMKLSPNVTDITETAKAAEAGGADVLSLINTLTGMKIDIHKRAFALANRTGGLSGPAIKPIAVRMVYQVGNAVKLPIIGMGGIATAEDAIEFLLAGATAVSVGTANFFNPAATIEVAEGIEQYMKQYGFAHVKDMIGIVK; this is encoded by the coding sequence ATGGATACGAGAATTAATCTTGCTGGCGTAGAACTTAAGAATCCGGTCATGACAGCATCCGGAACCTTTGGATCCGGGGAAGAGTATAGCGAATTCGTAGATCTTAACAGGCTGGGGGCCGTCGTCACCAAAGGCGTGGCCAACGTGCCATGGCCGGGAAATGCTACGCCCAGAATCGCGGAGACAAAATGCGGCATGATGAATGCCATCGGACTGCAGAATCCGGGAATCGACGTATTCTGCCGGCGGGACATCCCGTTCCTTAAGCAGTTTGACACCAGGATTATCGTGAATGTCTGCGGACGGACAACGGAAGATTATTGCGAAGTGGTGGAGCGCCTTGCCGATGAAGCAGTGGATATGCTGGAGATCAACATTTCCTGCCCGAATGTAAAAGAAGGAGGCATTGCTTTCGGACAGAATCCCAAGGCGGTTGAGACAATTACCGCGGAGGTGAAGAAACGGGCCAGACAGCCGGTGATCATGAAACTTAGCCCCAATGTAACAGATATTACAGAGACTGCAAAAGCAGCAGAGGCAGGCGGAGCAGACGTGCTTTCCCTGATCAACACGCTGACAGGGATGAAGATTGACATTCATAAGAGGGCATTTGCCCTGGCCAACAGGACCGGGGGACTCTCGGGACCGGCGATTAAGCCGATTGCCGTCAGAATGGTCTATCAGGTGGGCAATGCGGTGAAGCTTCCTATCATCGGAATGGGCGGAATCGCTACGGCTGAAGATGCAATAGAATTCCTCCTTGCAGGGGCCACGGCGGTTTCCGTGGGAACAGCCAATTTTTTCAATCCTGCCGCAACCATAGAAGTGGCGGAAGGCATCGAGCAGTACATGAAGCAGTATGGATTTGCCCATGTTAAGGATATGATTGGCATTGTTAAATAG
- the pyrE gene encoding orotate phosphoribosyltransferase, with amino-acid sequence MEQYKREFIEFMIDCEVLKFGDFVTKSGRNTPFFVNTGFYRTGAQLRKLGEYYAKAIESKFGFDFDVLFGPAYKGIPLTVATTMAISQFYDKDIKYCSNRKEVKDHGDKGILLGSPIADGDKVVIIEDVTTAGTSIQETLPIINAQGDVTVAGLVVSVDRMERGQGEKSALAEIEEKYGLKTTAIVTMAEVVEHLYNKPYKGKIIIDDTLKAAIDTYYKQYGVK; translated from the coding sequence ATGGAACAGTATAAACGGGAATTTATCGAATTCATGATTGACTGCGAAGTATTAAAATTCGGAGACTTTGTTACCAAGAGCGGCAGGAACACGCCATTTTTCGTAAATACAGGATTTTACCGTACAGGAGCGCAGCTACGCAAATTGGGCGAGTACTATGCCAAGGCGATAGAAAGCAAGTTTGGCTTTGACTTTGACGTGCTGTTCGGGCCGGCCTATAAGGGGATTCCGCTGACGGTGGCGACGACGATGGCAATCAGCCAGTTCTATGACAAGGATATCAAGTATTGCTCCAACCGGAAAGAGGTCAAGGACCATGGAGACAAAGGAATCCTTCTTGGAAGCCCCATTGCCGACGGAGACAAGGTTGTAATCATTGAAGACGTGACGACTGCCGGAACCTCCATTCAGGAGACGCTGCCGATCATCAATGCGCAGGGAGACGTAACTGTCGCGGGCCTGGTAGTTTCCGTAGACCGTATGGAGCGGGGACAGGGAGAAAAGAGCGCGCTGGCTGAGATTGAAGAAAAATACGGGCTTAAGACGACGGCTATCGTAACGATGGCGGAAGTGGTAGAACATTTGTACAATAAGCCATATAAAGGAAAAATTATTATTGATGATACATTAAAAGCAGCAATTGACACATATTATAAACAGTATGGCGTGAAATAA
- a CDS encoding VanZ family protein, whose protein sequence is MNSKSRKRIRILGKILFVLYIIFIIYFLIFSDWYGRTGEMQEYHYNLVLFKEIKRFWEYRDQVGMFAMFTNLFGNVIIFMPFGFFMPMASKYRSLLSTVFYSFGLSLCVETFQLLTKVGSFDVDDLLLNTIGGLAGYILFVICAAIRRRHVYKKKNNHRRR, encoded by the coding sequence TTGAATTCAAAGAGCAGAAAAAGAATCCGTATTCTCGGAAAGATATTGTTCGTACTGTATATTATATTTATTATTTACTTTCTGATATTTTCCGATTGGTACGGACGCACGGGAGAGATGCAGGAGTACCATTATAATCTTGTGCTTTTTAAAGAAATAAAAAGATTCTGGGAGTATAGAGACCAGGTTGGCATGTTTGCCATGTTTACCAACCTGTTCGGAAACGTAATCATCTTTATGCCGTTTGGATTCTTTATGCCGATGGCCAGCAAATACAGAAGTTTACTCTCGACGGTATTCTACAGTTTCGGTCTAAGCCTCTGCGTAGAGACTTTCCAGCTACTCACAAAGGTAGGAAGTTTTGATGTGGATGACCTTCTGCTCAATACGATTGGGGGACTGGCAGGCTACATCTTATTCGTAATTTGCGCGGCAATAAGGAGAAGACATGTTTATAAAAAGAAAAATAACCACAGAAGAAGATAG
- a CDS encoding DUF6142 family protein, with product MFIKRKITTEEDRAKAIAKTREKQRKKMIKTKYGQAPLRHSKKGIYSCFYGVVVFILLVLMLIIAFASKGEVNILIGFIGLGTLALSFMGLLLGVRGFRERDKNYITCKVGIGANAAFLLGLTAIFIRGLF from the coding sequence ATGTTTATAAAAAGAAAAATAACCACAGAAGAAGATAGGGCAAAAGCCATTGCAAAGACCAGGGAAAAGCAGAGAAAGAAAATGATCAAGACCAAGTATGGCCAGGCGCCTCTTCGGCATTCAAAGAAGGGGATATATTCCTGCTTTTACGGCGTGGTCGTATTTATCCTGCTGGTTCTTATGCTGATCATCGCATTTGCAAGCAAGGGAGAGGTGAATATCCTAATAGGATTCATCGGACTTGGTACGCTGGCGCTATCCTTTATGGGCCTGCTGCTGGGCGTGCGGGGCTTCCGGGAAAGGGATAAGAATTACATAACGTGCAAGGTGGGAATTGGTGCCAATGCGGCCTTCCTCCTTGGACTGACTGCAATATTCATCAGGGGGCTGTTTTAA